Proteins found in one Desulfatirhabdium butyrativorans DSM 18734 genomic segment:
- a CDS encoding MlaA family lipoprotein has protein sequence MKRNGLVVVCLVCAVLLSWHICIASEKKDPFQDDNVDFLNEEKDTSAPASISDPLEPWNRVVFQFNDKLYFWVMKPAAQGYKAVVPDPVRLGIRNFFHNLGAPIRIVNSFLQGKMEDTADEMARFVYNSTFGIAGFLDLAKDNPKLNPPEEDFGQTLAVMGIGNGCYLVWPVFGASTIRDTVGLGGDWLLKPTSYIGDTLAIVGVYAVDTVNRTSFKLGDYEALKSAAIDPYVSLRNAYIQYREKRIADVEGSK, from the coding sequence ATGAAACGAAATGGATTGGTCGTGGTATGTCTGGTTTGTGCAGTGCTTCTGTCCTGGCACATCTGCATAGCATCCGAAAAAAAGGACCCTTTTCAGGATGACAATGTCGACTTCCTGAATGAAGAGAAGGATACATCTGCACCGGCTTCCATTTCCGATCCACTGGAACCCTGGAATCGGGTTGTCTTCCAATTCAACGACAAGCTCTATTTCTGGGTGATGAAACCGGCTGCCCAGGGATACAAGGCGGTTGTGCCGGATCCGGTTCGTCTGGGCATTCGAAACTTCTTCCACAATCTGGGTGCGCCCATTCGGATCGTCAACTCCTTTCTGCAGGGAAAGATGGAGGATACGGCAGATGAAATGGCCCGATTCGTCTACAATTCCACTTTCGGTATCGCAGGTTTCCTGGACCTGGCCAAGGACAATCCCAAGCTCAATCCCCCGGAAGAAGATTTCGGCCAGACCCTTGCCGTCATGGGGATCGGCAATGGATGTTACCTGGTCTGGCCCGTTTTCGGCGCATCGACGATTCGGGATACCGTCGGATTGGGGGGCGACTGGCTGCTGAAGCCGACATCGTACATCGGTGATACCCTCGCCATCGTCGGTGTGTACGCTGTGGATACGGTCAATCGCACCTCCTTCAAGCTGGGCGACTACGAAGCCCTGAAGTCTGCAGCCATCGATCCGTATGTCTCCTTGCGCAACGCATACATTCAGTACAGGGAGAAACGGATTGCGGACGTTGAAGGATCGAAATGA
- a CDS encoding methionine aminotransferase — protein MIDIRRSRLPHTGVTIFTQMSALANETQAINLSQGFPDFSVDPRLIDGVLAYMREGRNQYAPMQGVMPLRENISEKVFRLAAHRYDPATEITVTSGATEAVFCAISACLQPGDEAIIIEPAYDAYIPAITLSHAIPRPSAMRYPPYRIDWDHVRDLISAKTRLIILNSPHNPTGAILQREDIEALRQIVALGDILIVSDEVYEHIVFDGMTHESMSRYPDLAERSFVISSFGKTYHATGWKIGYCLAPAALSREFQKIHQFVTFASNTPIQYALADMIADASSYLELGAFYQQKRDLFRSLIASSRFSLLPCQGTYFQMLDYADISQEADTEFAIRMTREFGVAAIPPSVFYSDGQDNHVLRFCFAKNDETLKAAAEKLCRI, from the coding sequence ATGATCGATATTCGCCGTTCACGACTTCCCCATACGGGTGTGACCATCTTCACACAGATGAGCGCCCTGGCCAATGAAACACAAGCCATCAATCTGTCCCAGGGGTTTCCGGATTTTTCGGTTGATCCACGGCTCATCGACGGGGTTCTCGCCTACATGCGGGAAGGCAGAAATCAGTATGCGCCCATGCAGGGTGTCATGCCCCTGAGGGAGAACATCTCTGAAAAGGTTTTCCGTCTGGCGGCGCATCGATACGATCCGGCCACCGAAATCACCGTGACATCGGGTGCGACGGAAGCCGTTTTCTGCGCCATATCGGCGTGCCTTCAGCCTGGAGACGAGGCCATTATCATCGAGCCTGCCTATGATGCCTACATCCCGGCCATCACCCTGAGCCATGCCATCCCAAGGCCATCGGCCATGCGATATCCGCCATATCGCATTGACTGGGACCATGTGCGCGATCTGATATCCGCAAAAACCCGTCTCATCATTCTCAATTCCCCCCACAACCCGACCGGCGCCATCCTGCAACGGGAGGATATCGAGGCCCTGCGGCAGATTGTGGCCCTCGGCGATATCCTGATTGTCAGCGATGAAGTCTACGAGCACATCGTTTTCGATGGCATGACCCACGAGAGCATGAGCCGCTATCCCGATCTTGCGGAAAGAAGCTTTGTCATCAGCTCATTCGGGAAAACCTACCACGCGACGGGCTGGAAGATCGGCTATTGCCTGGCGCCTGCAGCCCTGAGCCGCGAGTTCCAGAAAATCCACCAGTTCGTTACATTTGCCTCCAACACGCCGATTCAGTATGCGCTTGCGGACATGATCGCGGATGCGTCATCCTATCTGGAACTCGGTGCCTTCTATCAGCAGAAACGGGATTTGTTTCGATCCCTGATCGCTTCCTCCCGGTTTTCGCTGTTGCCCTGCCAGGGAACCTATTTCCAAATGCTGGATTATGCCGATATTTCTCAGGAGGCCGACACGGAATTTGCCATACGGATGACCAGGGAATTCGGTGTCGCAGCCATTCCGCCATCGGTTTTCTATTCCGATGGGCAGGACAATCATGTGTTGCGTTTCTGTTTTGCCAAAAACGACGAAACCCTGAAAGCGGCGGCGGAAAAGTTATGCAGGATCTGA
- a CDS encoding amidohydrolase: MQDLNIAMVQYSPVWEDATANRRLLDRLLQQVEPPVDLIVLPEMFATGFSMNAAALAESMSGPSVQWMLQTASDRQAVVMGSLIVSDGGRYFNRLLLATPQGGIAYADKRHLFRMMGEERVYAPGKHVLEVSLKGWRIRGFVCYDLRFPVWMRNRGNSCDLAIVVANWPRARRHHWRSLLVARAIENQMMVVGVNRVGTDGSGLAFSGDSMVVDATGEILGEWSGSPVVAQMRIDGSSLEQYRSDFPAWMDADGFCLE; encoded by the coding sequence ATGCAGGATCTGAACATCGCTATGGTCCAATACAGCCCGGTATGGGAGGATGCAACAGCCAATCGGCGATTGCTCGATCGGCTGTTGCAGCAGGTTGAACCCCCCGTCGATCTGATCGTGTTGCCGGAAATGTTTGCAACGGGATTCAGCATGAATGCTGCGGCGCTGGCTGAATCGATGAGCGGCCCCTCTGTGCAGTGGATGTTGCAAACAGCCAGCGACAGGCAAGCTGTTGTGATGGGCAGCCTCATTGTTTCGGATGGCGGGCGGTATTTCAACAGGCTGCTTTTGGCAACACCTCAGGGAGGCATTGCATACGCCGACAAGCGGCATCTGTTTCGCATGATGGGAGAAGAGCGGGTCTATGCGCCGGGAAAGCATGTATTGGAAGTTTCCCTGAAGGGTTGGCGAATCCGGGGATTTGTCTGTTACGACCTTCGGTTTCCAGTCTGGATGCGAAACCGGGGAAATTCATGCGATCTGGCCATCGTTGTGGCCAACTGGCCCAGGGCGAGACGCCATCACTGGCGTAGCCTTCTGGTGGCCCGGGCCATCGAAAACCAGATGATGGTTGTCGGTGTCAATCGGGTCGGCACAGATGGATCGGGCCTTGCCTTTTCCGGAGATTCCATGGTGGTGGATGCTACCGGCGAAATTCTGGGTGAATGGTCGGGAAGCCCTGTCGTTGCCCAGATGCGTATCGATGGAAGCTCACTCGAACAATACCGCAGTGATTTTCCGGCATGGATGGATGCGGACGGCTTTTGTCTCGAATAA
- a CDS encoding SAM hydrolase/SAM-dependent halogenase family protein: protein MTNTHPLITLLTDFGLQDEYVGVMKGVILSIQTGARIVDICHDTPPQNVPAAALMIEAAYGYFPAGSIHVLVIDPGVGTERRLIAVQAEGHTFLAPDNGLLTPILEKETLENIRLIDRREWYLPHVGNTFHGRDILAPVAAHLADGKPFRQIGPQIDPASCIRLKELHARHFEDGSIQGKILHVDRFGNLVTNITREDIERLSAQQLGENLVIHIGGHRIEGLQRSYGFAPKESPLALIGSRGRLEIAICCGNAAQKLGVALAAAVTIQRRKQG from the coding sequence ATGACGAACACCCACCCCCTGATTACCTTGTTGACCGACTTCGGCCTGCAGGATGAATATGTCGGCGTCATGAAGGGCGTGATTCTCTCCATCCAGACCGGCGCGCGCATCGTGGATATCTGCCATGACACCCCGCCGCAGAATGTCCCGGCGGCCGCATTGATGATCGAGGCGGCCTACGGCTATTTTCCGGCAGGTTCCATCCATGTGCTGGTCATCGATCCGGGTGTGGGAACGGAGCGCAGACTCATCGCCGTTCAGGCCGAAGGGCATACGTTTCTTGCACCCGATAATGGCTTGCTGACCCCCATTCTGGAAAAGGAAACGCTGGAAAACATCCGGCTTATCGATCGAAGGGAATGGTATCTGCCGCATGTCGGCAACACGTTTCACGGCAGGGATATTCTCGCTCCGGTTGCGGCGCACCTTGCCGACGGAAAACCATTTCGGCAGATCGGCCCACAAATCGATCCCGCTTCCTGCATTCGGCTGAAAGAGCTTCATGCAAGACATTTCGAAGACGGATCGATCCAGGGAAAGATCCTCCATGTCGATCGTTTCGGGAATCTCGTCACGAACATCACCCGGGAGGATATCGAGCGGCTATCGGCCCAGCAGTTGGGGGAGAATCTGGTCATCCATATCGGCGGGCATCGGATTGAAGGGCTTCAACGATCTTATGGTTTTGCGCCAAAAGAATCACCTCTTGCCTTGATCGGCAGCAGGGGACGACTGGAAATCGCCATCTGCTGCGGAAACGCGGCACAGAAACTTGGTGTTGCCCTGGCAGCGGCAGTCACCATACAACGGAGAAAGCAGGGCTGA
- the ruvB gene encoding Holliday junction branch migration DNA helicase RuvB, with the protein MTMDDSTLSSEYPDIIQAACLPEDEKPELISLRPSRLSEYIGQAETVETLNIAIQAARLRRESLDHVLFHGPPGLGKTTLAHIIANEMDGSLTVTSGPALEKGGDLIGILTHLAKGDVLFVDEIHRIPKTVEEFLYPAMEDFAVDFVFDKGPHARSHRLRLEHFCLVGATTRVGLLSAPLRDRFGIFRSLDFYDEADLVRIATRSAALLASRIETDAARELARRSRGTPRIVNRLLKRVRDYAQVRAKGIITRSVVQSALKLEGIDEKGLTPLDRRYLKTILDFYGGGPVGIEAIAATLQEETDTLVDVVEPYLLKAGMLLRTSTGRRATQAAADHLCAAFGKDVLLD; encoded by the coding sequence ATGACGATGGACGACTCCACCTTGTCCTCGGAATATCCCGACATCATTCAGGCCGCATGTTTGCCAGAAGATGAAAAGCCCGAACTCATCTCCCTGCGGCCTTCCAGACTTTCCGAATATATCGGTCAGGCGGAAACCGTCGAAACCCTGAACATCGCCATCCAGGCAGCCCGTCTGCGGCGGGAATCCCTGGATCACGTGCTCTTCCATGGACCTCCGGGCCTCGGGAAAACAACGCTGGCGCATATCATCGCAAACGAAATGGATGGCAGCCTGACGGTGACTTCAGGTCCCGCCCTTGAAAAAGGCGGCGATCTCATCGGCATCCTGACCCATCTGGCCAAGGGGGATGTATTGTTTGTGGACGAGATTCATCGCATTCCCAAAACGGTGGAAGAATTCCTCTACCCGGCGATGGAGGATTTCGCGGTGGATTTCGTTTTCGACAAAGGGCCGCATGCCCGAAGCCACAGACTGCGGCTGGAGCATTTCTGCCTGGTGGGCGCCACCACGCGGGTCGGGCTTCTTTCGGCTCCCCTTCGGGACCGGTTTGGCATTTTTCGATCCCTCGATTTTTACGATGAGGCGGATCTGGTCCGGATCGCCACCCGGTCGGCTGCATTGCTGGCGTCCCGCATCGAAACCGATGCCGCACGGGAGCTTGCCCGAAGATCACGAGGAACGCCTCGAATCGTCAACCGGCTTCTGAAAAGGGTCCGTGATTACGCCCAGGTTCGCGCAAAAGGCATCATCACCCGTTCTGTCGTCCAATCCGCCCTGAAGCTCGAAGGCATCGATGAAAAAGGCCTCACCCCGCTCGATCGGCGCTATCTCAAAACGATTCTGGATTTTTATGGCGGCGGCCCCGTCGGCATCGAGGCCATCGCTGCCACCCTCCAGGAAGAGACGGATACCCTGGTGGATGTCGTAGAGCCTTATCTGCTCAAAGCGGGAATGCTCCTGCGGACATCCACCGGCAGAAGGGCCACACAGGCTGCAGCGGATCATCTTTGCGCAGCGTTCGGCAAGGATGTCCTGCTCGATTGA
- the ruvA gene encoding Holliday junction branch migration protein RuvA — protein sequence MIGYLEGKILQKDEDRVLVLVNHVGYEVYLPAVVMKALSAKLCGDDIHLYISYQQSERQPKPMLIGFVDPVEKEFFQQFISVEDIGPAKGMKAMTLSVAEIAAAIEQNDVRKLQTLKGIGPRTAQKIVASLKGKVLHFVENRPEKLPEETSPDDILAPVMTVLVEQLGHKPADARLMIADALKRNSTIQSPEALLEEVIRGKALS from the coding sequence ATGATTGGATACCTCGAAGGCAAGATTCTCCAGAAAGATGAAGACCGTGTTTTGGTCCTCGTCAACCATGTCGGCTATGAAGTCTATCTGCCTGCTGTCGTTATGAAGGCGCTTTCCGCAAAGCTCTGTGGTGACGACATTCACCTGTACATCTCGTATCAGCAGAGCGAGCGCCAGCCAAAACCCATGCTGATCGGGTTCGTCGACCCCGTCGAAAAGGAATTTTTTCAGCAGTTCATTTCCGTGGAAGATATCGGTCCGGCAAAAGGCATGAAGGCAATGACCCTGTCCGTTGCAGAGATTGCCGCAGCAATCGAGCAAAATGATGTGCGAAAACTGCAAACCCTCAAGGGTATCGGCCCCCGAACGGCTCAGAAGATCGTGGCATCGCTCAAAGGAAAGGTGCTGCACTTTGTCGAAAATCGGCCCGAAAAGCTTCCGGAGGAAACGAGTCCCGATGATATCCTGGCGCCGGTGATGACCGTCCTGGTCGAGCAACTCGGTCATAAGCCCGCCGATGCCAGGCTCATGATCGCCGATGCCCTGAAACGCAACAGCACCATCCAAAGTCCCGAAGCACTGCTTGAAGAAGTCATTCGTGGAAAGGCGCTTTCATGA
- a CDS encoding crossover junction endodeoxyribonuclease RuvC, whose protein sequence is MRVSDAIITRDTMSRAIVIGIDPGIASTGIAIVEGKGFRVDRHQWDVIRTLPSLPQGERLNTIHRAILQRLQHLRPNLVVIEDVFLLDAAPKSAFAISTVIGVVLLAAAQSHVPIERISVREAKQVLTGNGRASKEQLERTVRSILGIDHPIKPDHASDALGLALIGLLRYDTRS, encoded by the coding sequence TTGAGGGTATCTGATGCCATCATCACCCGGGATACCATGAGCCGCGCCATCGTGATCGGAATCGATCCGGGTATTGCATCCACAGGGATTGCCATTGTTGAGGGGAAGGGATTTCGGGTTGATCGACACCAATGGGACGTCATTCGTACCCTTCCCTCCCTCCCCCAGGGCGAACGACTGAATACGATCCATCGTGCAATTCTTCAACGTCTTCAGCATCTGCGTCCGAATCTTGTCGTGATCGAGGATGTTTTTCTTCTCGATGCTGCCCCCAAATCGGCATTTGCCATATCCACGGTCATCGGCGTGGTGCTTCTTGCAGCCGCGCAGAGCCATGTGCCGATTGAGCGCATCTCCGTGCGGGAAGCCAAGCAGGTGCTGACGGGAAACGGCCGCGCATCCAAAGAACAGCTTGAAAGAACGGTGCGATCCATTCTCGGAATCGATCATCCCATCAAACCGGATCATGCTTCCGACGCCCTCGGCCTTGCTTTGATCGGATTGCTCCGTTACGATACCCGCTCATGA
- the ybgF gene encoding tol-pal system protein YbgF, whose amino-acid sequence MKPYGTVFFIVASLLGFLISGCATTSDISGVENRLSYLERRTSDSERNRDQYQLRMEDFRKSQTDQMQQVRTQSAELYATMDRLREEIQKLNGRIDIREHNLADQTGGTPLNDRVTEIEKDLLALKDRVSRIEDYLNLNNAKKAPPASPEKVVKPEATPDRTLSESEQYAKAKQLFDSGDLEAAKTEFEQFLKRFPKSTSADAAQFWIAEIYYRQKWYEKAILEYQKVIEVYPKGNKLQAALLKQGFSFFNLGDKANGKLVLKELIKKYPNSNEAKIAKQKLEGI is encoded by the coding sequence ATGAAACCTTACGGAACCGTATTTTTCATCGTTGCATCCCTTCTTGGATTTCTGATTTCCGGGTGTGCCACTACCTCCGACATCTCCGGCGTCGAAAACCGCCTCTCCTACCTGGAACGCCGAACCAGTGATTCCGAAAGAAACCGGGACCAATATCAGCTCCGGATGGAAGACTTCCGGAAAAGCCAAACCGATCAGATGCAACAGGTAAGGACCCAGTCGGCCGAACTGTATGCCACCATGGATCGCCTGCGGGAAGAAATACAGAAGCTCAATGGTCGAATCGATATACGCGAGCACAATCTTGCTGACCAGACCGGCGGAACGCCCCTGAACGACAGGGTCACCGAAATCGAGAAGGACCTGCTCGCGCTGAAGGATCGTGTCAGTCGAATAGAAGATTACCTCAACCTGAACAATGCCAAAAAAGCTCCGCCCGCTTCACCGGAAAAAGTCGTCAAACCGGAAGCAACTCCGGATCGGACGTTGTCCGAAAGCGAGCAATATGCAAAGGCCAAACAGCTTTTCGACAGCGGAGACCTGGAAGCTGCAAAAACCGAATTCGAGCAGTTTCTCAAGCGATTCCCGAAGTCCACATCCGCAGATGCCGCCCAGTTCTGGATTGCAGAAATCTATTACCGTCAGAAATGGTATGAGAAGGCCATTCTCGAATATCAGAAAGTAATCGAAGTCTATCCGAAAGGAAACAAGCTTCAGGCTGCATTGCTCAAACAGGGCTTTTCCTTCTTCAATCTCGGTGACAAGGCCAATGGAAAGCTCGTACTGAAAGAACTCATCAAGAAATACCCCAATTCCAACGAAGCCAAAATCGCCAAGCAGAAGCTTGAGGGTATCTGA
- the pal gene encoding peptidoglycan-associated lipoprotein Pal, with protein sequence MVAVFGKLTLFTRRKEMKKRLFVVLAMMFVIPGLLFTASCAKKAVKSDAAVAAPSDDAAKKAAAERARQEELARQKALEEARLKEEAAKREAMAARNKFMNENVHFAFDSSALDATAQNVLKDKAAFMKANPKDQVIIEGHCDERGTVAYNLALGERRAVAAKNFLTNMGIPAASMTTVSYGKERPIDPGHNEQAWAKNRRAHFVIK encoded by the coding sequence ATGGTCGCCGTCTTTGGCAAATTAACGTTATTCACAAGGAGGAAGGAAATGAAGAAGAGACTGTTTGTAGTACTGGCAATGATGTTTGTCATTCCTGGGTTGCTGTTCACGGCTTCCTGCGCGAAAAAAGCCGTGAAAAGCGATGCGGCCGTCGCTGCCCCATCAGACGATGCCGCCAAAAAAGCCGCTGCGGAAAGAGCCCGCCAGGAAGAACTCGCCCGTCAGAAAGCCCTTGAGGAAGCCCGCCTGAAGGAAGAAGCCGCAAAACGCGAAGCAATGGCGGCTCGCAACAAATTCATGAATGAAAACGTTCACTTCGCCTTTGATAGCTCGGCACTCGACGCCACAGCCCAAAACGTGCTGAAAGACAAGGCTGCATTCATGAAAGCAAATCCCAAAGACCAAGTCATCATCGAAGGTCATTGTGATGAAAGAGGCACGGTTGCCTACAACCTCGCACTCGGCGAACGCCGGGCCGTTGCTGCCAAGAATTTCCTGACCAACATGGGGATTCCTGCAGCCAGCATGACCACGGTTTCCTATGGAAAAGAACGCCCCATCGATCCGGGTCACAACGAACAAGCATGGGCAAAGAACCGACGAGCCCATTTCGTGATCAAGTAA
- the tolB gene encoding Tol-Pal system beta propeller repeat protein TolB: protein MPKGKYNKPMAHHPMISILRTLGFALTVLLTLVTYAGAAGNYDYIDINNPMMKKIPIAIPDFKPLTGNSMESTIGGLGSREISDALEFTGYFRSLDKGSFLVDVKQSDVAAPQFKAWTTAGAEFLITGAVMVNNNQLDLELRFFDTIQERLLLGKKYTGIVDDRRRMIKRFCSEIMKLLFGNAGLFESQIVFVSSTGPGKKEIFTADFDGTSVKQITHNGSVNLSPALSSDGQYVAYTSYAGGKPDLYIQHIGSQKVTLVDQKGIGISPSWVPGKNELAAALSFSGDPDIYLLTINGKIINKIVDNPGIDISPSFSPDGRKIVFVSKRAGNPQLYIQDLGSGNVNRLTYDGNNNTQPEWSPKGDKIVYTALVKGLFQIMVIGADGKGQTQLTYNGDNESPSWSPDGSMIVFSTTREGTSRIYVMTAYGTDQRKIVDLAGQQSEPKWSPSLAN from the coding sequence ATGCCGAAAGGAAAATACAACAAACCGATGGCTCACCACCCGATGATCTCCATCCTACGCACCCTCGGATTTGCATTGACCGTTCTTCTCACCCTTGTCACTTATGCCGGAGCGGCAGGCAACTACGACTACATTGATATCAACAATCCGATGATGAAAAAGATTCCCATTGCAATCCCCGATTTCAAGCCATTGACGGGAAATTCCATGGAATCGACCATCGGGGGCCTCGGTTCTCGTGAAATATCGGACGCACTGGAATTCACCGGATATTTTCGATCCCTGGACAAAGGCTCCTTTCTGGTTGACGTCAAACAATCGGATGTGGCGGCACCCCAGTTCAAGGCATGGACAACGGCAGGCGCCGAATTTCTGATTACCGGCGCCGTCATGGTCAACAACAACCAGCTCGACCTGGAGCTGCGGTTTTTCGATACGATCCAGGAACGCCTTCTTCTCGGGAAAAAATACACGGGCATCGTCGATGACAGAAGAAGAATGATCAAACGTTTCTGCTCCGAAATCATGAAGCTGCTTTTCGGCAATGCCGGGCTATTCGAAAGCCAGATTGTTTTTGTGTCGAGCACAGGACCCGGGAAAAAGGAAATTTTCACGGCTGATTTCGATGGGACTTCCGTAAAACAGATCACCCACAACGGAAGTGTCAACCTGTCTCCCGCCCTCTCTTCAGATGGGCAATATGTTGCCTACACATCCTATGCAGGCGGGAAACCCGATCTATACATCCAGCACATCGGATCGCAAAAAGTGACGCTTGTCGATCAGAAGGGCATCGGTATCAGCCCAAGCTGGGTTCCCGGAAAAAACGAGCTTGCCGCAGCACTGTCCTTTTCGGGAGATCCCGATATATATTTGTTGACTATCAATGGAAAAATTATTAATAAAATAGTAGACAATCCCGGTATCGATATTTCGCCCAGTTTTTCGCCGGATGGTCGAAAAATCGTTTTCGTATCCAAGCGAGCCGGAAACCCCCAGCTTTACATTCAAGATTTGGGATCCGGAAATGTGAATCGACTGACATACGACGGAAATAACAATACGCAGCCGGAATGGTCTCCCAAAGGCGATAAAATCGTTTATACGGCTTTGGTGAAAGGCCTGTTTCAGATCATGGTTATCGGGGCCGACGGGAAAGGTCAGACACAACTGACCTACAATGGCGACAACGAATCGCCGTCCTGGTCACCCGATGGTTCGATGATCGTGTTCAGCACGACACGGGAAGGTACATCCAGAATTTATGTGATGACGGCTTATGGCACGGACCAACGCAAGATCGTTGATCTGGCCGGACAGCAGTCTGAGCCTAAATGGTCGCCGTCTTTGGCAAATTAA
- a CDS encoding energy transducer TonB — MNENLHGRNSLFENRATSPGLLVKALFVSLACHVLVFLALMYLPDISFRRRPPVPSVMNVTMVSLASPGSGPKAGPIAPESSGGKAGNGKIAEPKPAPPKPEPPKPEPPKAQAPKPVAEKIPEPPKPAPPKPEPPKPEPPKPAPKPEVKQAPPEAVSLAPQKPKEKQPEPAPPKPPQPSAEKSLKETLSKLEKKVAQTPQDPLKSTLDKLRSTVAKEEAAMPKSSAPSGTSGSGTGTGGSGTGGQTTSPGGQGGNSATGVPGLGLQAMQAIDFYRSLIGMTIEKNWFFSDQFTAGRKDLATVIVIKILPNGQIADIWYEKKSGNAAFDDSAFKAVKKSNPLPPLPKEYTRPYYEVGLVFTPAGLNKG, encoded by the coding sequence ATGAATGAAAACCTGCATGGCAGAAACAGTCTGTTTGAAAATCGAGCGACAAGCCCTGGCTTGCTGGTCAAGGCCTTGTTTGTTTCGCTCGCATGCCATGTACTGGTATTCCTGGCGCTGATGTATCTGCCGGATATTTCCTTTCGCAGAAGACCGCCCGTTCCTTCCGTCATGAACGTGACAATGGTCAGCCTCGCATCACCTGGATCCGGGCCGAAAGCAGGGCCCATCGCACCGGAATCTTCCGGAGGAAAAGCGGGGAACGGTAAAATTGCCGAACCGAAGCCTGCGCCGCCCAAACCGGAGCCACCAAAGCCGGAACCACCCAAAGCACAAGCGCCCAAACCCGTTGCGGAAAAAATTCCCGAACCCCCCAAACCGGCCCCTCCCAAACCTGAGCCGCCGAAACCGGAACCGCCCAAGCCTGCCCCAAAGCCGGAGGTAAAGCAGGCGCCACCGGAAGCCGTGTCTCTTGCACCCCAAAAGCCCAAAGAAAAGCAGCCGGAGCCGGCACCACCCAAACCGCCTCAGCCATCTGCTGAAAAATCCCTGAAAGAAACCCTGTCCAAGCTCGAGAAAAAAGTCGCGCAAACACCACAGGATCCGCTGAAATCCACCCTCGACAAGTTGCGTTCAACAGTCGCAAAAGAGGAAGCCGCCATGCCGAAATCGAGTGCGCCATCCGGCACCAGCGGGAGCGGGACAGGGACTGGGGGCAGCGGAACCGGCGGGCAGACAACCTCCCCCGGGGGCCAGGGTGGAAACTCGGCAACCGGCGTACCCGGGCTGGGTCTGCAGGCCATGCAGGCAATTGATTTCTATCGATCCCTGATCGGCATGACCATCGAGAAGAACTGGTTCTTCAGCGACCAGTTTACAGCAGGCCGAAAAGATTTGGCGACCGTCATCGTGATCAAAATTTTACCCAATGGGCAGATCGCCGATATCTGGTATGAAAAGAAATCCGGGAACGCCGCTTTCGACGATTCCGCTTTCAAAGCAGTCAAGAAATCGAACCCCTTGCCGCCACTTCCGAAGGAATATACGCGGCCTTACTATGAAGTCGGGCTGGTGTTCACACCTGCCGGTCTCAACAAAGGATAA
- the tolR gene encoding protein TolR has translation MSMGGTGSGNGMMADINVTPLVDVMLVLLIIFMVTAPMMMQGVDVALPQTTSAPLSSEKEHFVITIDANNQIFINEFQVPMELFRDKLARLVENQPGREVYLRADKNIPYGVVVQVMAEIKAAGIDKLGMVTVPQDGKPEGKKKK, from the coding sequence ATGAGCATGGGCGGAACGGGCTCGGGCAACGGCATGATGGCGGACATCAACGTAACGCCGCTGGTGGATGTCATGCTGGTGCTGCTGATTATTTTTATGGTGACGGCCCCGATGATGATGCAAGGGGTGGATGTAGCGCTCCCCCAAACGACATCGGCACCGCTGTCCAGCGAAAAAGAGCATTTCGTGATCACCATCGATGCCAACAATCAAATTTTCATCAACGAATTTCAGGTGCCGATGGAGCTTTTCCGGGATAAACTCGCCAGGTTGGTCGAGAATCAGCCGGGCAGGGAGGTCTATCTCAGGGCTGACAAGAACATTCCTTATGGGGTTGTCGTTCAGGTCATGGCTGAAATCAAGGCTGCGGGCATCGATAAATTGGGCATGGTGACGGTCCCCCAAGATGGAAAACCAGAAGGCAAGAAAAAGAAGTAA